One Micromonospora sp. FIMYZ51 genomic window carries:
- a CDS encoding class I SAM-dependent methyltransferase has product MTHAPHHHGDSHDAGQAEILDLDAEVLAAHLNEITAWLPLDPPPERIVDLGSGTGAGTFALLDRFPEAHVIAVDSSAGHLERLREKAYARGEAERVRTVQANLDQPDWPDLGTPDLVWASASMHHLAHPERVLRTVHDLLPVGGLCAVVELAGFPRFLPATAPDDRPGLEERCHAVSDHRHAEHLPHRGVDWGPMLTAAGFTVEGERLLTVHIEAAGDRVVGAYALASLHRIRHSVADALAAEDLAALDRLLDTDSPHSILRRSDLTVRTKRTVWAARRTA; this is encoded by the coding sequence ATGACCCACGCACCCCACCACCACGGCGACAGCCACGACGCCGGGCAGGCGGAAATCCTCGACCTGGACGCGGAAGTCCTCGCCGCGCACCTCAACGAGATCACGGCATGGCTGCCCCTGGATCCGCCCCCGGAACGGATCGTGGATCTGGGCAGCGGCACCGGAGCGGGCACCTTCGCCCTGCTGGACCGCTTCCCCGAGGCGCACGTCATCGCGGTGGACTCCTCGGCCGGGCACCTGGAGCGCCTGCGGGAAAAGGCGTACGCCCGGGGCGAGGCGGAACGGGTGCGGACCGTGCAGGCCAACCTCGACCAGCCCGACTGGCCCGACCTCGGCACCCCGGATCTGGTGTGGGCGTCCGCTTCGATGCACCACCTGGCCCACCCCGAGCGGGTCCTGCGCACGGTGCACGACCTGCTGCCCGTGGGCGGCCTGTGCGCGGTCGTGGAACTGGCCGGCTTCCCGCGATTCCTCCCCGCGACCGCCCCGGACGACCGGCCCGGCCTGGAAGAGCGCTGCCACGCCGTCAGCGACCACCGGCACGCCGAGCACCTACCCCATCGGGGTGTCGACTGGGGGCCGATGCTCACCGCCGCCGGGTTCACCGTCGAGGGCGAGCGGCTGCTGACCGTGCACATCGAGGCGGCGGGCGACCGGGTCGTCGGCGCCTACGCGCTGGCCAGCCTGCACCGCATCCGGCACAGCGTCGCCGACGCCCTCGCCGCCGAGGACCTTGCCGCGCTCGACCGGCTGCTCGACACCGACAGCCCGCACAGCATCCTGCGCCGCAGCGACCTCACGGTGCGCACCAAGCGCACCGTCTGGGCCGCACGCCGCACCGCCTGA
- a CDS encoding XRE family transcriptional regulator has product MTQDDGDLDSLVRKRIRALRVAQGWSLDELATRARLSQSSLSRIENGQRRLALDQLVTLARALDTTLDQLVETASDDIVTSPMIDGAHGLMRWPIKAEPGMSVVRQRMTEPPPDNPARMRAHPGREWLVVLSGTAILLLGHRRFRLETNQAAEFPTMLPHAIGADGRPCEILGIFDRDARRGHQQRERENLPP; this is encoded by the coding sequence ATGACGCAAGATGACGGCGACCTGGACAGCCTCGTACGCAAACGGATCCGGGCGCTGCGGGTCGCCCAGGGCTGGTCCCTGGACGAACTGGCCACCCGTGCCCGGCTCAGCCAGTCCTCGCTCAGCCGCATCGAGAACGGCCAGCGCCGACTCGCCCTGGACCAGCTGGTCACCCTCGCGCGGGCCCTGGACACCACCCTGGATCAGCTCGTGGAGACCGCCTCCGACGACATCGTCACCAGCCCGATGATCGATGGCGCGCACGGGCTGATGCGCTGGCCGATCAAGGCCGAACCGGGCATGTCCGTCGTCCGTCAGCGCATGACCGAGCCGCCACCGGACAACCCCGCGCGCATGCGCGCCCACCCGGGGCGCGAATGGCTGGTGGTCCTCTCCGGCACCGCGATTCTGCTGCTGGGCCATCGCCGCTTCCGGCTCGAGACCAACCAGGCCGCCGAGTTCCCCACCATGCTGCCGCACGCCATCGGCGCCGACGGCCGCCCCTGCGAGATCCTCGGCATCTTCGATCGGGACGCCCGCCGGGGACACCAACAGCGCGAGCGCGAGAACCTGCCACCGTGA
- a CDS encoding response regulator transcription factor encodes MRIVIAEDDALLREGLALLLRAESLDVVATTDSPATFLSAVDIHRPDVAIVDVRMPPTHTDEGIVAAVEARRRHPDLAVLVLSAYVEQAFATDLLAGGAVRLGYLLKERVGRVEEFLSALHRVAEGGTAIDPEVVGQLFARSRPDSTLNLLSVREREVLALMAEGLGNTAIAERLFVTDGAVHKHIRNIFAKLGLAPDDRADRRVTAVLRYLKDTQHRS; translated from the coding sequence GTGCGGATCGTGATCGCTGAGGACGACGCTCTGCTGCGGGAGGGCCTGGCGCTGCTGCTGCGAGCCGAATCGCTCGACGTGGTCGCCACCACCGACTCACCGGCCACCTTTTTGTCCGCTGTGGACATCCACCGGCCGGACGTGGCGATCGTCGACGTTCGGATGCCGCCCACCCACACCGATGAGGGCATCGTGGCCGCCGTCGAGGCCAGACGGCGTCATCCCGACCTCGCGGTGCTGGTCCTCTCGGCCTACGTCGAGCAGGCGTTCGCCACCGATCTGCTGGCCGGCGGTGCGGTACGGCTCGGCTATCTGCTCAAGGAACGGGTCGGTCGGGTCGAGGAGTTCCTCAGCGCGCTCCACCGCGTTGCCGAGGGCGGCACGGCGATCGACCCGGAGGTGGTCGGCCAACTGTTCGCCCGCAGCCGCCCCGACAGTACGCTCAACCTGCTCAGCGTACGCGAACGCGAGGTGCTCGCGCTGATGGCCGAGGGTCTCGGCAACACGGCGATCGCCGAGCGGCTCTTCGTCACCGACGGGGCTGTGCACAAGCACATTCGCAACATCTTCGCCAAGCTCGGTCTCGCCCCCGACGACCGCGCCGACCGGCGGGTGACAGCGGTTCTGCGATACCTGAAAGACACCCAGCACCGCAGTTAG
- a CDS encoding sensor histidine kinase codes for MRQYLRDRVRISVDALEHLVGGLGTSILALATFLLSVGVMLGCLVGIGLAVVPSALKAVRSAADRERARLSRWGFELTMPPPVPADLRSALRDPWVRRECAFVATHGTLGLVLGTVGLSLPLSAVQNLLFPLYFWLLPPEAGGPGFVSWRIDGLPDALVIALMGVGWLALAVAFGPRMARLQALPGRRLLAPPPDVDTSLRIAELTATRAAALDAHAVELRRIERSLHDGAQNRLVAVTVLLGAARRALARDPARAAEVLDRAQDAAESALAELRTVVRGILPPVLDDRGLAGALHGLAAGCGVPCTVQVDVPGRCAASVEATAYFVVAEALTNVARHSGARTATVSVRRSADRLHLSVTDDGRGGADEGRGSGIRGIRRRVEAHDGRFTLTSPPGGPTTILVELACGS; via the coding sequence GTGCGGCAGTACCTTCGAGACCGCGTACGGATCTCCGTCGACGCCCTTGAACACCTCGTCGGTGGCCTCGGTACGTCGATCCTGGCGCTGGCGACGTTCCTGCTGTCGGTCGGGGTGATGCTCGGCTGCCTGGTCGGCATCGGCCTGGCGGTGGTTCCGTCGGCGCTGAAGGCGGTGCGGTCGGCCGCCGACCGGGAACGGGCCCGGCTGTCGCGGTGGGGGTTCGAGCTGACCATGCCGCCCCCGGTCCCCGCTGATCTGCGCAGTGCGCTGCGCGACCCGTGGGTCCGGCGCGAGTGCGCGTTCGTGGCCACCCACGGCACCTTGGGGCTCGTCCTCGGTACGGTCGGGCTGTCCCTGCCGCTGTCCGCCGTGCAGAACCTGTTGTTCCCGTTGTACTTCTGGCTGTTGCCACCGGAGGCGGGTGGCCCGGGCTTCGTCAGTTGGCGGATCGACGGCCTACCCGACGCGCTCGTGATCGCGCTGATGGGCGTCGGTTGGCTCGCCCTGGCCGTGGCGTTCGGCCCGAGAATGGCCCGGCTCCAGGCACTGCCGGGACGACGGTTGCTGGCACCGCCACCCGACGTCGACACGTCCCTGCGGATCGCCGAACTGACCGCCACCCGGGCGGCTGCGCTTGACGCGCACGCGGTCGAGTTGCGCCGCATCGAGCGTTCCCTGCACGACGGCGCGCAGAACCGGCTGGTCGCGGTGACCGTGCTGCTCGGTGCCGCGCGGCGGGCGCTGGCGCGGGATCCGGCACGAGCGGCGGAGGTGCTCGACCGGGCGCAGGACGCTGCGGAGTCCGCGCTTGCGGAACTGCGCACGGTGGTACGCGGCATCCTGCCGCCGGTGCTCGACGACCGTGGGCTCGCCGGTGCGTTGCACGGTCTGGCCGCCGGTTGCGGGGTGCCGTGCACGGTGCAGGTCGACGTACCGGGCAGATGTGCCGCGTCGGTCGAGGCGACGGCATACTTCGTGGTGGCGGAGGCGCTTACCAACGTCGCCCGGCACAGCGGCGCCCGCACCGCGACCGTCAGCGTCCGGCGCAGCGCCGACCGGCTGCACCTGTCGGTCACCGACGACGGTCGCGGCGGTGCCGACGAGGGCCGCGGCTCGGGGATCCGCGGCATCCGTCGCCGGGTCGAGGCGCATGACGGCCGGTTCACCCTGACCAGCCCACCCGGTGGGCCGACGACGATACTGGTGGAGTTGGCGTGCGGATCGTGA
- a CDS encoding NAD(P)-dependent oxidoreductase, whose product MTSPRVLVTPRSMSVADAPALRQLRAAGYTVVTPAPGRQPTTEELTCALPGVVGWIAGVEPIGADVLAHADALRAISRNGAGSDAIDIAAAEAAGIRVLTARGANAQGVAELALALALMGLRGLPEAADALRAGQWRRHAGREAAGRTLGVVGFGAIGRRLADLARGLGMRVVAHDPFVADGHGVPLLPLAELLRVSEVVSLHVPPSPAGPLLGRAELALLRDDAVLLNTARSTLVDETALLAELTAGRFALYSVDAFDREPPEPSDLLRHPRVVATPHLGAATTESVRRASEAAVENLLAALGTPSGSR is encoded by the coding sequence GTGACCTCGCCCCGAGTGCTCGTCACGCCCCGCTCGATGTCGGTGGCCGACGCACCGGCGCTTCGCCAACTCCGGGCGGCCGGCTACACCGTGGTCACCCCCGCCCCCGGCCGGCAGCCGACCACCGAGGAACTCACCTGCGCGCTGCCGGGCGTGGTCGGATGGATCGCCGGGGTGGAACCGATCGGTGCCGACGTGCTGGCGCACGCCGACGCCCTGCGGGCCATCAGCCGCAACGGCGCGGGCAGTGACGCCATCGACATCGCCGCCGCCGAGGCCGCCGGGATCAGGGTGCTCACCGCCCGGGGAGCAAACGCCCAGGGGGTGGCCGAACTCGCCCTGGCCCTGGCCCTGATGGGGTTGCGCGGCCTACCCGAGGCCGCCGACGCGCTGCGCGCCGGGCAGTGGCGACGCCACGCCGGCCGGGAGGCGGCCGGCCGGACCCTCGGCGTGGTCGGCTTCGGTGCGATCGGGCGCCGCCTGGCGGACCTGGCCCGGGGCCTGGGCATGCGGGTGGTGGCGCACGACCCGTTCGTCGCCGACGGTCACGGCGTGCCGCTGCTCCCGCTGGCGGAGCTGCTGCGCGTCAGCGAGGTGGTGTCGCTGCACGTGCCACCGAGCCCGGCGGGACCGCTGCTCGGCCGGGCCGAACTCGCCCTGCTCCGCGACGACGCCGTGCTGCTGAACACCGCGCGGTCGACGCTTGTCGACGAGACGGCCCTGCTTGCGGAGTTGACCGCCGGCCGGTTCGCGCTCTACTCGGTGGACGCTTTCGACCGGGAGCCGCCGGAGCCGTCGGACCTGCTGCGCCACCCCCGGGTGGTGGCCACGCCGCACCTGGGGGCGGCCACCACCGAGAGCGTCCGACGGGCTTCGGAGGCGGCGGTGGAGAACCTGCTCGCCGCGCTCGGCACCCCGTCCGGCAGTCGGTGA
- a CDS encoding class II fructose-bisphosphate aldolase, with product MPLADPRPILAAARHARHGVGAFNTTLLEHTEALVAGAEAAGAPLVVQISENAVRYHGGLRPLALASLALAESATVPVVLHLDHAESVDLVHQAVDLGFTSVMFDGSRLPDDENRATTQQVVSYCHAHGVAVEAELGEIGGKNGVHAPGVRTDPAQARQFCADTGVDSLAVAVGTAHAMASRDAVIDLDLVAALAEAVPVPLVLHGSSGVDDATLRTVVTRGMTKINIATHLNKVFTREIRDRLDADPQLLDARAYVAPARDAMAAEVERLLRLLGPQTTAALS from the coding sequence CGGGGCCTTCAACACCACCCTGCTGGAGCACACCGAGGCTCTGGTGGCGGGCGCCGAGGCGGCCGGCGCGCCGCTTGTGGTGCAGATCAGCGAGAACGCGGTCCGCTACCACGGCGGGCTGCGTCCGCTGGCACTCGCCTCGCTCGCCCTGGCCGAGTCGGCGACCGTGCCGGTGGTCCTGCACCTCGACCACGCCGAAAGCGTCGACCTGGTGCATCAGGCGGTCGACCTCGGCTTCACCTCGGTGATGTTCGACGGCTCCCGGCTGCCCGACGACGAGAACCGGGCAACGACCCAGCAGGTGGTGTCCTACTGCCACGCGCACGGGGTCGCCGTCGAGGCCGAGCTGGGCGAGATCGGTGGCAAGAACGGGGTGCACGCCCCGGGGGTACGCACCGACCCCGCCCAGGCCCGCCAGTTCTGCGCCGACACCGGGGTGGACTCGCTGGCCGTGGCGGTCGGCACCGCGCACGCGATGGCCTCCCGCGACGCGGTCATCGACCTGGATTTGGTCGCCGCCCTCGCCGAGGCGGTTCCGGTGCCGCTGGTGCTGCACGGCTCCTCCGGAGTGGACGACGCCACGCTGCGTACCGTGGTCACCCGAGGCATGACGAAGATCAACATCGCCACCCACCTGAACAAGGTCTTCACCCGCGAGATCCGCGACCGGCTCGACGCCGACCCGCAACTGCTGGACGCCCGCGCCTACGTCGCACCGGCCCGGGACGCGATGGCCGCCGAGGTCGAGCGGCTGCTGCGGCTGCTCGGCCCGCAGACCACGGCGGCGCTGTCGTGA